From the Methanobacterium sp. CWC-01 genome, the window AAAACAGAGTCAGGGCTATGTCCCTTATTCATGAGCAGCTTTACCAATCACCAGACCTAAACCAGATTAGTTTTGGTGATTACATTGAAAGGATTGCCCAGCAGCTATTCAGATTTTATGAAGCAGACGTAAAAGGGGTTGAACTAGAAGTTAATGTGGATGAAATATTCCTAAATCTGGACACCTCCATTCCGTTAGGCCTTATTGTAAATGAACTTGTCTCTAACTCTCTAAAACATGCATTTCCAGATGATAGGGCGGGTAAAGTATCCATACGTCTTCAAACTCAGGACAAAAACAATATTCTAACCGTGGCCGACGATGGTATCGGTTTACCCAGTGACTTTGATATATCCAATAACACGGATTCTCTAGGACTTCACATTGTGCAAACCCTGACTTTACAGCTTAGGGGAACATTGGATATCAAAAAAAGTCCGGGAGCTGAATTTAAAATTACTTTCGCAGGTTAGTTCATACCTTAACCCTAGTTCATTGTTTGCACTGGATTTAGAATGAGAATTATGTTAAAAAAGGTTTTTTTTAGTATTATATAACCATTTTTTTTAATTAGATATCTTTTTCAGCACTTTGTCACTTAAAAACTGGGGATTTATGAATTTATCATACACTGGCAGCCGTTCTGTTAATTTGAATCCCATATCTTCGGTTATGCGTCGTAATTCTTTCATTCCGGGCCAGGGAGCTTCAGGATTGACATGGTCTGGGGTTAGGGGTGAAATTCCTCCCCAATCATCGGACCCGGCGAGTAAAAATATCTGAGCTGCTTCCAAGTTGAGGTTTGGTGGCACCTGCACTCCACAATCCGGAAAGAGGATTCGGGTAGCAACCACCATTCTTATCATCTCTGCCAGGGATGGTTCGGGATAGTCTTGCATGACTATTCCAGGTTTGCTACGAAAGTTTTGAATAATAATCTCCTGTATGTGACCGTATTTATCCTGAATCTTTCGTATTTCCAGTAGTGACTCTGCTCTTTCTTCCACAGTTTCCCCAATACCAATAAGAAGTCCGGTTGTGAAGGGTATTTTAAGCTTCCCCGCGTTTTTGATGGTTTTAATCCTTTTTTTAGGATCTTTACCCGGACTGTGCTGATGGGCCACGGTATTCATGATCCTTTCACTGGTGGTCTCCAGCATCAACCCCATGGAGGCATTTACATCTTTGAGCATTTTTAATTCACTCTTTTCAAGTACTCCCGGATTACTGTGAGGAAGTAAATTGGTTTTCTCAAGAGTATCCTCACATAGGAAATAGAGATAGTCTAAAATATTCTCCTGCCCAATTTTTTTCAAGGCATTAAGCACCAGGGGGTTCTCATCCGCATGTTCTCCAAACGTAAAAAGAGCCTCCCTGCACCCGTGATCATGGCCGTTGCGCACGATTTTCATTACTTCTTCCGGATCCATAAGCAGATTAGTCTGGGGATCCTGGGGGTCCTGTCGAAAAGTACAGTATCCACAATCATTGCGGCACACATTGGTGAGGGGTATGAAAACGTTCTTAGAGAAGGTTATGTTATTACTATCTCTTTTGAGGGAGGCTTTAGACATGAGAGATGGTATCTGGTCCCCTCTGGCATTTAAAATAGAGATGATTTCATTTTTAGATACTGGCATCGTGGCTTCCTCCCGTTAGGAAGCTAGGCTTCCAGCAGGGATATAACAACTTCCACAAACAGAGGACCAATCCCACTCTTATCCTTCCAGATCACCACAAAAATAGCTATATCCCCTTCCATAAGGCCCATACGATAGTCAGTGTGACAGTTCATGGATTCAAATGATTCTTTAAGCCGGTAAATGCCTCCAATATCAGTTTCGGTATTGATTGGTACCGAACTCCGGATCTGTTCATCCATAACTCCCAGAATATCTCCAGCTTCATCGGAGTATAAATTCATCTCCTTCACTCCCAGGTCCTTAAGTAACTGGTCAAGGGTTGATCCCAGTTCATCGGGTTGCACTCTTTTCCGACTCATGCCTCGGACGATCAACATCTGGGAGGTATCCATCGCGGCCCTAGAACCTTCAAAAGCTTCTAAGCCGCCCATTATCAGACCAGCAATGTTATGAGTTCTCATAATCCGTTACCTTCTTCGATTTCACTTTTAAGTTCTTTTAAAGTAGCTACCTTTTCTGCAAAGGCGTTGTGTCGATGAATACTTTCTTCATTAACCTGTCTAACTGTGATGAGGGTGTCGTCCGGCAGATGGGAATATTGATGAACGATCTTCTGCACCATGTTACGCACGCAGTCCTCCACAAACATGGGGTTCTGATGGGCGTGGAGAACCACCGCATTTTCATCGGGCCTTTTAAGCATTTCAGAAACTGAAGAACTCATGGAATCTTCAATTATCTCAATTATATCTTCGCCACGAATAATCTGATGCTCCGGTACTTCGATCATGATCATTCCTATGCCTCGTTGATTGTGGGATGAGAAAGAAACAGTGTCCAATACTTTTTCGGTGGTTTCCTCGTCTAGGAATTCTAAAAGTTTTTGTTTGGAAGTTTCTTTAACTGTTTCCTGGGCACAGGGGCAGACAGTCATCCCCACTACTTCGGCACCGATCATTTTCCGGATGAGCACCTCCCCATCTTCTCCACGGATACCACTGGCATCGGCCATGATCTTGGTCATCTCCTGGGTCTTCAGACGGGTGACTGGCGATTTTTTCATGATCATGAAGTCGCTTTTCATGCTTACCTCGGCATGAGTGGCATACTTATGTTTGTTTAGGAGTGAATGAACAATACTCGCGCACAGAGACTCGATTTCGACTGCAGTTTTATCAAGAGCTTCCTCGAGAACTTCACTTATAGCCTCAGGGTTACGAGACATGTGAATACCTCGCTGTGTGCTGGGAAGATCCACAAACGCGTCAAAAGTAGGAATGAGAACTATGGGTCGTTTACCCTCCCTCTCAATTTTTAAGAGTTTTTTTACCCCGGTGACTCCCACTCTGGTTAAGTGAACGGGGACGCTAGGTGTCTTATTTTGAGTATCTGGCATGCATATTTGGTCCAATTTCTTTCCACTCCTGATCCCATCCTATTCTCCAAGCTCGAAGATTTAAAAGTAACTTTTCATTGTCTTATATTAACAGGATTGGTATTATACATAAGAAACTATTTCACTTATTATATCTTTTGTGATATTTGGGGATGTGATGATGAAAAGCACATGATAAATCAGCACTTCTTCAGTATCATCAGAAAATCCTGAATTTCCATATCCTTTATACTTTCTTTTTCTATTTTAGAGGAATTGAAAAGTTTTTCAGCCCTTTCTGCTAATATTATCCCGGCTTTGTCCTTTTCTATCACCACTAAAACCTTCTTCGGATTAAAGGATTGAATTTTTCGCTCCAAATCGCTTTTAACATGTTCTATTTTGACTTTTATCGGTTCTAACGCTTTTTCAGGAAGTTTAGGGTTAAGAATTCGCATATCTTCAATCTGAAGCGGCACTCCCGCCACCACTATCCTCTGGGGGTTAACTCCCCACCGGGTCAATGATTTCTTAAAGTTTGCTTTGGGGGTTAAGAAAATGAAGTCTGAAGAAAGTTTACCTACTTCCTCCTCTAAATTTTCAGTTTCCATGACTCCAAAGTCAATTAGTAAAGTGTCAATTTTATCTCTGATTTCCAGAAGATTCCCACAGAATATTTGGGCCTCTTCCAGCGATAGATTGTGATCAGGTCTGGAAGTGTAAATAAACTCTTCAGTTTCCAACAGCAGGTTAATAATCTCACCATACGTTTTTGAATCAATTTTCCCTTCTTTGGGCTCTTTTAAACCTTCACTTGTCTTTATGGATTTTCCGGCCTCTTTTATCAATGTTTGGGCCTGTTTTAGTCTTAACTGTTCCATCAAATCTCCTCAGAATGTAAAAAATGGTGAAAAATTATCCTCTATGCGTTTGAATAAGTTTTTAGTTTCCTCCTGAACCCTGGACATTTCAGGGGAAATTTGAGAATGTTCTAGTGTTTCTTCCTTCAATATATTTATCATTTTCAGGTTGCATCGCTTCAATGCCTCCAGATGGTAACCGCCCTCCAGGGTCAGAACCCGGGGCTGGGATTGATTTGAGATTTCCATGGCCATCCATTCATAAAAATCATCATCCAGAAGCATTCTGGATAATGGATCATCCCGGTGAGCATCGAAACCCACATCAAAAAAATAAAAATCGGCATTAAAATCTTTAAAAACTGGTCTTAATATTCGTTGGAGGATGTATATGTAGTCGGATGTCCCCGAACCCGGAGATAGGGGAATGTTAAGGTTGAAACCTTCTCCTGCCCCCTCACCAATCTCTTCTAAGAAACCTTCTGATGGGAAAATAGTATGTGGGTCCTGGTGAATAGAGATGTAAAGGACATCGGGATCGTTATAAAATATATGGGCTGTTCCGTTACCGTAGTGGACATCGAAGTCGAATATTACAAATTTTTTAATCTTTCTAACTTTTCGTAGATATTCCAGGGCCACCGCAAGATTATTAAACAAACAGAAACCCATGGCACGTTCTCTTGTAGCGTGATGGCCGGGTGGCCTTACCAGCGCATAAGAACTACTGAATCCATTAAGTACAAGTTCGGATGCTTTTATGGCCCCTCCAGCCGCTAGCTTGGCTATTTCATAGCTTTGAGGAGAGGCGTAGGTGTCAAAGTCAAGATAGCCGCCACCGCGTTCACAGAAGGTTCTAATTCTTTCGACGTGGTCTGAAGTATGCACTCGCTCTAAATCTTCTTCTTTTGCCATATATGGCTCAAAAATGGGAATATTCCCTATTAAATCAGCTTCTTCCAGGCCTTTAATTATTTTGCTGAGTCGGTCTGGGGATTCAGGGTGATTAGGGGTTTTATGTTCCAGGTATTCTGGTGAATAGACCAGGGCCATCATTTTTACCTTCCCCAAATTAATGAATTTGAAAGTCTAATTTTTTAGCATACTAAAGGAGTGTTGCTACCAAATTAGAGCATCCTTATCGAGCTTAAATCTTCCTTCACTATGTTTAAAACGGTCTGTGTGTAGGTTCTTTGGACATCTGGCTCTTTTAAGAGCTTTTTAATGAAGTTATCCAGTTCATTGGTGTCTTTGAACCGGGCAATGAGTATGGCATCGAACTCCCCTGTCACGTCATACATGCATAGCACGTTGTGGTGGTAGGCGGTACGATCTTCCCAGTTTCTTAGGACTCCGCCCGTCACCCTTACTCCAATGATGGTGGTCAGGTCATAGCCCAGTTTTTGGTGATCGATTACCGGTGCAAATTTCTTTATCACCCCATTTTGGGTGAGTTTTTCCATGCGGTTATGTACGGTTCCAATGGATATGTCCAGTTTCTTAGCGATTTTTCGGTAGGAGATTCTCCCGTCTTCGTTAAATATGCTGATTATGTCACGATCCAGATCATCAATTTTCACTGTATTCGGTAGGCCACTTTCTTTCATACAATTTCACCTTTATATGAACAATGATTATATTATGATACTTTCTATCATATATAAATATACAATTTTTATTATAGCTTGGAAAGGTTTTAAGTATAAGTTCTGACATTGTATTAAATAGGTGATCACAAAATGGACCCCCTTAACGATGAAACTGTCAGAATGAGGTACATAGCGCTGGTTAAAAAAGGACTTATCGATGATTTAGAGTGTAGTTCTTATGACAGCAAGGAAGATGTAGATCCGTGCATGACCCGAAAGGTAAAGATATTTGAGGATTACTTCTTACCGGGAACTGTGCTTTTAAGTGATAGGGCCAATTACAAACTACGCATCGAGTACCCCATGGAATAGTGGTCAATCACCTCATATAAGAGATTATAATAGGCTCTTCATGAGTCATTTTCTTCTTTCTCTTCATTTTCTCTTCTTTTTTTAATCTTTTGTTCTTTGCCTATAGATTGTTAACCTGCCGGTTTTGGTGATGGCATATCTTTCCATTCGCGAAGATTTCTTCACCAAACCGCCATTAATCAGGACCTTCAAGTGTTTGTAGGCCATTGGTCTGGATATGCCAATTATCTTTCCAAGTTCCACGGCCTTTAACTCCTGTTCGGAGAGGAGTTCCAATATTCTGAGTCGGGTCTGGGATAAATCCATCTTTAAAATCGGGAGTCTAATGATTTTCTTCCCGTAACAGGTGTATAGTTCATCCACTTCTTCCAGATTGGCTACAAAATTTAAAAGTGGCCCAATTTCTCCACTGCCAAATGCCACCAACACTTTGCCATGCTTTTGTGCTCCTTTGATCACATCAGCGATTTTCTGGCAGGACTCCAGCATATCTTCGCTCTCAATTATTATTTCACCACCTTTCAGGAAAGATTCGAGTTCAGTCTTCTGTTTTTTGTTATCATGGAGACTTATCAATCCATCCGGTTGGGTCTTCATTGATGCGTTGAAAAGGCACTGGCCTCGCAGATTAGTTATAAGAGTTTTCATGCGCACACCTACATTTTATTTTATCATCTTACTATATAACTGTCTACTTCTAAAGTTACATGAAGCTGCTGTCTTTATAAGTAAGTGGGATTTACCTAGGCTTAACCAAAAATGGGGGAATTATAACGAGCGCATCAGAATTAATATCAGTGGAGAATCTGTCAACTCGACAGTTGAATGTGGAGATTAAGAAAGCTTTAGCTCAAGATAAATACAGAATAACCCTGGATAATCCTGGAAAATTGGATTCCATTGCTGTAGGTTTGAACTCTGGCGTAGATATACTACTAAGGGGAGATGTGGGGGACTTTGTAGGGGCCCTTAACAATGGTGCCTTCATCGAAATTGATGGTAGCACAGGTCGTTACGTCGGCGACAATATGACCTCCGGAGAAATTATAGTCAGGGGTTCTGCTGAAGACGGAGTGGGATTTGGAACTTACAACGGAACTATAGTAGTTTATGGTGATGCTGGAAACGCGGTAGGTCAGCTCAATAAGGGTGGAACCATAATTATTGACGGTAATATGGGAAACCTGGCGGGGCTGTACATGCTCAGTGGGGATATTATCGTCACCGGAAACGCCGGTGTGGATACCGGTGATTGGATGATTGGCGGCACCATATATGTGGCTGGAGACTTTGAGACCGGTGCCAACGGAGCCATTAATGAACTGGATGAGGATGATAAGTCCAAACTCTCAAAATTATTCTCACAATACGAAATCGAAGCAGATATTGACGGATTCAAAAAGATCGAACCCAAAGAGTTAAGACCTTTCTACGGGGGGAATTAAATGAAACAGATCCTTTTAACCAATTCTGAAAAGTGTGATGGCTGTAATGACTGTGTTGAAGCCTGTGCTAAAGTCAACGGGGAAAGCAGCATCTTCCTACACAAGATGACCGATGGATATCAGGCCATCCTGTGTCAGCAATGCATCAATCCATCCTGCATGCGCGGTTGCTTCCGAGATGCCATCTACCGGGAGAACGATGTTGTTCATATTGACCAGGACTCCTGCGTAGGCTGCCGGCTGTGTATGCTCATGTGTCCCATTGGCTGCATCACCCACACCGAAGACCAGATCCTGAAGTGCGAGCAACAGTGCCTCCAATCAGAAAATGATATCCCAGCTTGTGTTAAATCATGTTCTGAGGGCTGTTTAGAAGTGGTTGATGTTAAAGAGTTTGCCACAGGCTTGCAAAGAGGTTTCGAAATCGAGAACAACCTCACCAAACCTTCTTCTACTCGGGCTATGTCACCTTCTAATGACCTGGCCATTGCAACCCAGGGATTATGCGTATTCTGTGGAACCTGCGAAATTGTGTGCCCCACCAACGCCATAGAAATTGTGGGCGACCATGCAGAAATTGATAAAACCAAGTGTATAATGTGTGGATCGTGCACTGCAGCCTGTCCAGTACTTATACCAACTGGAGCAGGAAGTATATGGGATCCTAGGACCATTGCCGATATAAGATACACTTCCAAGGCAGGAAAATATGTATTGCGAGGTTTTGGAACCGAACGCAGATTACCAAACTTTGACGACATAATCATACTCCCTGCCCAGGCATCCATTGCACCGGTGGATAAATACCGGGAAGCCTGTAACACCAAAGTGGTTCTGGGAAGTCGGTACGCTGAAAATCCCTTGGAACTCGCGACTCCGGTTCTGATTGCCGGGATGTCCTTCGGAGCTCTCAGTGAGGAGTGTAAATTGGCCATGGCCAAGGGATCTTCTCTGGTAGGATCCTGTGCCAACACTGGAGAAGGAGGAATGCTGCCCCGAGAAAGGGAATATGCGGATAAACTGATGGTTCAATACTCATCCGGACGTTTCGGTGTTTCAGCAGACTATCTCAACGTGGCTGATGCCATTGAGGTAAAGATAGGTCAGGGGGCTAAGCCAGGTATGGGAGGACACCTTTTAGCAGAAAAGGTAAGTCCCAAGGTGGCTAAAATTAGGGGAATACCCATAGGAACCGATGCCCTTAGTCCAGCTCGGTTCCTGGATGCCACCCAGGACGGAGACCTGGCCAAACACATCGAACTGATAAGGGAAGTAACCGACTGGCAAGTACCTATTGTGGTCAAATTAGGACCAGGAAGAGTACACGAGGATGTGCAACTGGTGGCTGAAGCCGGAGCCGACGTGATCTCCGTGGATGGTATGGAAGGAGGAACCGGGGCGGCACCAGCAGTGGTTATCGAACACACGGGAATACCCACCCTGGCGGCCCTGATGGAAGCGGTACACGGCCTGGAGGAAATCGGAATGAAGGACACCGTGGACCTTATCATCACTGGTGGAATACGCAGTGGTGCCGACGTGGCCAAGGCCATGGCCCTGGGAGCAGATGCAGCTTACATCGGAACCGGAGCCATGATCGCCATGGGCTGTGTAGCCTGTCGTATGTGTTACACTGGAAAATGTCCTGTGGGGGTGGCCACCCAGGATCCAACCCTATGTGAGCGTCTGGATATAGACGTAGCGGCCATGAAGGTGGCTAACTACATTAAATCCATGACTGAGGAGACCAAGATGCTGGCCCAGCTTGCCGGTCATGATGACGTTCGTAAGTTCGAACCAGATGATCTGCGGGCTTTGAACTCGGATACTGCCACCATAACTGGTGTAAGGTTGACCGGGACTTAAATTGAAGGGAATTTATTTTTCCCCATTTTTTTTTATTTTTTAAGAAAAAATTATTTTTATATTGAGAATTGACTCTCTTAGTGTGCTGTTTAAGACATTAGTGGGATATTAAATAGTTAATCCGTATTTATTTAATTATAGGTACTAATTTACATTAAAAGGTAAAAAATAAACGGTAAATAATAAAAAAAAGAAAAAAATAGATTTTTTGCTGGTTTTATTCCACAGGTTCGTATTCTGCGCTTTCTGCAAAGATTAAAGCTACGGATCTACCTTGGAACATCAGTAGATAACCGTATCCTAATAAGAATACAAGGAAACCAATGAGAATGAACATCAGTATTCCTCCGACCAGACCAATGATAAGTCCTATTACGGTTAGAACTACCATTAGCACGATCCACCAGATGATATAATTTCCCCATCCAATTGCTCTGATTCGGTCGAGTATTTCGCTGTATCTCAAAGCTGCGCCGATCTCGCCATCGTAGTAGGCCATGTTAGCGATACCAACATAAGCAAATATGCTTATGATTATAGCGAGTAGAATTGCTATTATGAAGAAGAGCAGTGCAATCCCGTTAAATGCCACATTACTGAAATCTCCGGTTCCTGCGAATACAAATGCAAGCAGATAGAAGATTAGGGGTATTATTGAGTAAATTATACCAACAATTAAAATCTTTAGACCATCAATAAATAGTTCTCCAACATCGTCGAAATCTGGAATATCATCAATACCAGCTAAAGTTGATTTTATGATTCTTAAGTAATATCCAAGGGCGATAAAGTTTACAATCGGGATTATCAGGATAATTCCCAAAATAAGTAACTTTACCCAATCTTGAATGGGATATTGCAGAGAATCACTTATGTTTTCTCCAACATTCATTTTGTTTCACCTCAAAGGGTTTATTTACAATACGTTAATATGAAGGTCTTAAGGGATAAAAATTTCGGTTTTTCAAACTTAATAATAGTTTGACCTAGAAAGAAATGTTTGTAGAACTGAAGATCGTGTTAAAAATTTCATATTATTTATCGGCTTAAAAAACTAATTAAATTATAACAAAGAAGAATAGATTTTTGCTATCTGGATTAAAAGATGTATAAAATTACTGAAATAATCTAATATTCCAATTATTTTTTTGTAAATAATCCAGGGTCCATTGCTGATGCAATTATACTGATCTACTAGAAGCTTCCTGATCTCTCATTGGGCTATTAAATGATTTGAACAATTAAATGTTTAATAAAAACCCACCAGTTACTTAATTCGTAGATAAATTGCTAAATTATACTTTGATAAAGCTAAAGGATGAAATGGGATTTGATAGAAATTGTTTGGGATAATATAAATACTGCAGTGTAGATAACACATGACTTGAAGTACAAATTCAATAGTCAATATTATGTATAGCAGTGGAAAAAAACTTGCTATGATCTTAAAATTGAAAATAAGCTTTAATATCATTAATAGGTGAAATATATTGAAATGGCAATTCATCGTAGTAATCCTCCTGGCCATATTTGGAGTGTTCCTATTCTTCTCAGCCCTTTTAGGTCCAGTGGACCCGGTGGGAAGACTGGGATTTGTTAAATTCGCTAATCCGGACATGTTCCCGGGCCATCCTCACTCTGAAGTCTTAGCCCAGTATGGTCAACAGAGGGGATCTAAATGTGTCCTGGTAGTGCACTATGCTGGAGATTCGAACTACCGGCACTACACCGAGAACAACGTCACCATAATTGAATTGGCATTTGTAGATAAGGTTAACCGGGCTAAAACGGATATAGATTGGAATGACGTTCTACAGACGTTCATATACGGCATACCCAAGGACCGGTGGCAGTACAAAGCGGATGGTAAAGTATTTGATGACTACGACGAGGCCATGGCTTACGTTAAAAAAATAGCCAGACAGAAAGGTCAACAAGGCCCCATACCCATGGTTTACCATGGAACTGCCCGGGCAGGCAACCCCATTATCAACCAGGGATGTGGATTCCCATTATACGTCCAGATCTGCTGGTATGAGTACGGGCGATTCGCTGCTTACTACTACATCGTAAAGGGAATGATACAGCCCTATCTGAGTCTGCCCTATCGTACCTACGAATGGCTACATGCCTCGGAACTTCAGTATTATTACACCGAAGGCATGCTGGACTACGAATAAAGAAAAAATAAGAGAACTTATGGAGTATTTAGGGATTGTATCCGGGGGACTGGATATTCCCTGCAAGGATTAGATATTTCCCTGCATTATATTTTTATATACTAAGCCTCAGCATTAATATTACGGCGTTCAACCAGTTCTTCAATCAGTTCCTCCACCAGTTCCAGTGGGGCGGAGGTTTTTATCCCCGTGGGTGTGAAATGGGTGGGAGAAGCCATGTAACCCGCAGCTTTGAGTAGATCTAACAACTCCATCAGGGGGGGTGCACTTATTTTAAGCTTACTGCAGATGGTGTGAATTTCATAAAAAGTAGGGGGTGCCTTTGACTCTGCTTTACAGAGTTTTAAAAGTTTCATGGCATCTTTTCGGCGATTTAAGACTAATTTTTCACTTTTTTCAATCATTCCTGATATAAAATCAGAATCCTGTATATCCCCACACCACAGGGGACCAGCCACCCGCAGGGAATGTTCACAGCGAGGGCATCTGGCATCAACAAGGGGAGCCATACCATAAAAGACCTGACGGTTAAGGCAGCGGGGACAGTAGGCAATGTAACCCATATTATTCAGGGATTTATCAGTTTTTTTAGCCCCTTTACTGATGGTGGCATAGATACGCAGGTAATGTTCAGTGCTATGGGAGAACTTGAAGGTTAAAAACTTCTTATACCGGGCAAAAGACAGCGATAAAAACCCGGCCAGTATCCTCAAACCATTTTCATGACAATACTCAGTTTTAAGTGGTTTAGAGCCGTACTTCCTGATACAGGGTTCCGGGTAGGTGCCACACAGGGCCGAAGTGTCGGTGGCAGTCACAGCCAGCATACTATTCCGAGGAAGGTTTACTGCAGCCGAGTCTATGAAAGGAGAGGGAGTTCCAAAGGGATCAATATCTACCACGTTGAATTTGCCCTTACAAAGACGTAGAATCAGGTTAGCATCCTTCTGACAGACAGTGATGTTGTTTAAACCATTTTTTAGGGAATTATCCCTGGCCAGGGCCACTGCCCGGGGATTGACATCGTTTATCACCACCCCTTCTACCCCTGAAACCTCTTTCGCGTAGCGTATTCCTCTGATACCACTACCTCCAAAGGCATCACAGATACTTAAACCCTTCTCTATTTCGGATTTAAATTGCTGAATGGCCAGCACCGACAGATCCCGGTTTAATTCCATAACCGGATTGTAAAAAACCGGAGCCCGGGAGGATACTTTCTCGAAGGGGGGGATCCTGATTTTCACCTGTCCCTCATTTATAAGCACATGATCCATAAATTAAACCTCAAAACATCCATCTTATAATGTTTCCATTATACGCCTATTAAGAGTAATTATAATGTGAGTAATATTAATTAGTTTAGGAGTTGTTTCATGTTCCATTCACTCTACCTGGAAAATGCAAAAACCGGAAAAAACAACTGGTGGAGATATCTTTTCACCCTATTAGGTTCATTAGGGCTGGCGAGCATAGCCGCAGGACTAATAATAGCGCTTATAGTAGTTATTTACACTGTTCTTAATTACCCGGTAATTAGCCCGGATATGATAAATACTCTAATCTCCATCAACAACCCGCTATTTATAATTCTCATTACCGGAGTTACCTACGCCGTATCATTCTTTCTTTTCTACCTTTTTGTACGGTTTTTGCATCATAAGAACTTTAAAATGCTGGTAAACTATGGGGTGGGATTTCGTTGGAGGATGTTATTAAAGGGGGGCTTCATATGGTTCGTGATACTCTCATTACTGAGTTTCCCAGATTTTTTACTCAATCCTGGCGCATACCAGGTGTCCCTAAACTTTGAAGCCTTTTATCTACTGCTGGGTTTAAGTGCATTGGTCTTCCCGGTACAGGCTTCCTTTGAGGAATTACTATTCAGGGGGTACCTGATGCAGGGCATTAGTCTCATCTCCGAAAGGCCCATCATTCCCTTACTGCTCACATCAACCCTATTTGGGCTGGTACATTTTTTCAATGGAGCTAACCTCGATCAGAGCCTGTCCATAGTGGTTTCTACTTTCCTTATTGGTCTAATGCTGGGGATCATTGCCTTGGCCGATAATGGCCTGGAGACCGCCATGGGAGTACATATCGTAAACAACCTCTTCGTGGCATTGATATTTAACTCTGCAGACTCCGGCCTGCCAGGACTACCTTCACTCATCACCGCACCCGCTTCCAATCCATTTACAGGTATACCGTTCCTGATTCTAGCAGTAATTTTAATGTTAGTGGTCCTATACTGGAATCAG encodes:
- a CDS encoding glutamate synthase-related protein, with translation MKQILLTNSEKCDGCNDCVEACAKVNGESSIFLHKMTDGYQAILCQQCINPSCMRGCFRDAIYRENDVVHIDQDSCVGCRLCMLMCPIGCITHTEDQILKCEQQCLQSENDIPACVKSCSEGCLEVVDVKEFATGLQRGFEIENNLTKPSSTRAMSPSNDLAIATQGLCVFCGTCEIVCPTNAIEIVGDHAEIDKTKCIMCGSCTAACPVLIPTGAGSIWDPRTIADIRYTSKAGKYVLRGFGTERRLPNFDDIIILPAQASIAPVDKYREACNTKVVLGSRYAENPLELATPVLIAGMSFGALSEECKLAMAKGSSLVGSCANTGEGGMLPREREYADKLMVQYSSGRFGVSADYLNVADAIEVKIGQGAKPGMGGHLLAEKVSPKVAKIRGIPIGTDALSPARFLDATQDGDLAKHIELIREVTDWQVPIVVKLGPGRVHEDVQLVAEAGADVISVDGMEGGTGAAPAVVIEHTGIPTLAALMEAVHGLEEIGMKDTVDLIITGGIRSGADVAKAMALGADAAYIGTGAMIAMGCVACRMCYTGKCPVGVATQDPTLCERLDIDVAAMKVANYIKSMTEETKMLAQLAGHDDVRKFEPDDLRALNSDTATITGVRLTGT
- a CDS encoding DUF4013 domain-containing protein translates to MNVGENISDSLQYPIQDWVKLLILGIILIIPIVNFIALGYYLRIIKSTLAGIDDIPDFDDVGELFIDGLKILIVGIIYSIIPLIFYLLAFVFAGTGDFSNVAFNGIALLFFIIAILLAIIISIFAYVGIANMAYYDGEIGAALRYSEILDRIRAIGWGNYIIWWIVLMVVLTVIGLIIGLVGGILMFILIGFLVFLLGYGYLLMFQGRSVALIFAESAEYEPVE
- a CDS encoding tRNA (guanine(10)-N(2))-dimethyltransferase — translated: MDHVLINEGQVKIRIPPFEKVSSRAPVFYNPVMELNRDLSVLAIQQFKSEIEKGLSICDAFGGSGIRGIRYAKEVSGVEGVVINDVNPRAVALARDNSLKNGLNNITVCQKDANLILRLCKGKFNVVDIDPFGTPSPFIDSAAVNLPRNSMLAVTATDTSALCGTYPEPCIRKYGSKPLKTEYCHENGLRILAGFLSLSFARYKKFLTFKFSHSTEHYLRIYATISKGAKKTDKSLNNMGYIAYCPRCLNRQVFYGMAPLVDARCPRCEHSLRVAGPLWCGDIQDSDFISGMIEKSEKLVLNRRKDAMKLLKLCKAESKAPPTFYEIHTICSKLKISAPPLMELLDLLKAAGYMASPTHFTPTGIKTSAPLELVEELIEELVERRNINAEA
- a CDS encoding CPBP family intramembrane glutamic endopeptidase — its product is MFHSLYLENAKTGKNNWWRYLFTLLGSLGLASIAAGLIIALIVVIYTVLNYPVISPDMINTLISINNPLFIILITGVTYAVSFFLFYLFVRFLHHKNFKMLVNYGVGFRWRMLLKGGFIWFVILSLLSFPDFLLNPGAYQVSLNFEAFYLLLGLSALVFPVQASFEELLFRGYLMQGISLISERPIIPLLLTSTLFGLVHFFNGANLDQSLSIVVSTFLIGLMLGIIALADNGLETAMGVHIVNNLFVALIFNSADSGLPGLPSLITAPASNPFTGIPFLILAVILMLVVLYWNQMRKLGEIFGAK